The genomic region GCTTTAGTTGAGGGTTCGATTCCCTCTACCCGCTCCACTCAGATTTTGCGCTTGCGTCGGGATGGTTCCGGCGCGAATGCATAAGAACCGGCCCTTGGTGGCCGGTTTTTTTATGGGTCACGGTACACGGATCAGCTCAGGTTTTAGGGGCTTCCAGCCGGCCGACGCGATCAACAGGGTCAGCACCTGGAAACCCATGATCAGCCCCACACAACCGGCCCAACCCCAACGCTCCCAGATCAGTGCCGGGACGATAGCGCCGCAGCTACCCCCCAGGTAATAACAGGTGAGATAGACCCCCACCGCCCCTGCCTTGTCGGCGCCAGCGGTGGCGGTGGCGGTGGCGGTGGTGAAGGCATTGGCAGTGGCTTGGGCGAGGAACACGCCGGTAGAACTGAGTGCCAGGCCCACCACAATGCACCAGAGGGAAGGCATCAGGGTCAGGGCCGAACCACAGACGCCCAAGATGGCGGCAACGCTCAGCAATTCGACATGCGGGCGGGCTTTGCTGAGGCGGCCAGCGATGGGGATCACGATCAATGCCAATAGAAACACCATGTACAGCGCCCCCAAAGCGGCAGGCCCGAGGTTGAATGGCGGTAAGCCAAGGTATAAACCTACGTATGTAAAAGTAGCGACTTGCGAGAACAATACGCAAAAGCCTACGGCGTAAGCGGCCAGCAACGGCCTGCGCCAAACGCCTGACGAAGCCGTCTGGACTTGCTGCACCCGCGGGCGGTTGGCCGGCAGCAGGAACTGAATAAAACCACCCACCATCAAGCTCAGCACCGCCAGCCACTCAAACGCTTCACGCCAGCCCACATATTCGGTCACCACCCCAGTGATGAAGCGCCCGCCAAGCCCTCCCAACACGGTGCCCGCCACGTAAAGGCTGGTGACTTCGGTCACCGTGCCGCCGCGCCAGCGATCGCCGATGTAGGCCACGCTGGAGGCAAACACAAACGGGATCAACATGCCCTCGACAAAGCGCCACACCAGTACTTGCGCGAAGCTGTCAGCATAAGCCGTCATCAGCACCGGCCCGGCCAGCAGCAACGCCGCAGTCGAGATCACAGTGCGCTGTTCGAAGTGCCGGGTCAGGCGGCTGACAAATGGCGCAGTCATCGCCACGGCCAGTGTGGTCACGGTAATACTCCATCCCGCAGTCTTGGCGCTGATATGAAATTGCGCGGCGAACACTTGCAGGATGCTCTGGGTGGCATAGAGATTGAGAAACGCCGCGCAACCACACAGGAACAGGGCAAGACGGGCACAATGCAGGCGCGGTTTCATGAAACTTCTCGTTTTATTTTGTGCGGTCTTTATAGAATGGCCAGAGGGCTTAAAACCAATACCGAATTCCGACCGATTGATACCCAAGGACCAGGATGCTCGACCTACGCAAGCTGCGTTACTTTCTGACGGTCGCCGAAGAATTGCACTTCGGCCGCGCAGCACTTCGCCTGCATCTGGCCCAGCCGCCGCTGACCCGGCAGATTTCCGCCCTGGAAACCGAATTGGGGTTCAAGCTGTTTGATCGCACCAGCCGTACGGTCACCCTCACCGCCCAGGGACGAGCGTTTCTGCCCTACGCCAGGAGCGTGTTGGAACAGGTGGAGTTGGCGCAGGTGATCGCCGGTAAATTGGCTGCCGGCACGGCGGGCCAGCTGACATTGGGCTACGTCAGCTCAATCGCCCTGTCAGACCTGTTCAGCCGCGCCATCCAGGCCTTCGCCCAGCGCTTTCCCGATGTGCAACTGACCTTGGTGGAGTGCGCCTCCGGCGGTCTGGGCGCCCAGGTGGCAGATGGGCGCCTGGATATCGGCTTGAGCCGGCTGTTGCCAAAAAGCACTGATGTCCAGGTATTGTCACTGGGTGAAGAACGGCTGGTGGCAGCGGTCTCCAGCGACAGCCCGTTGGCGAGCCAGGCGACGGTCAGCCTGGCGCAACTGAGCACTTACCCGCTGATTCTGTTTCCGGCTGACTATGGGTCAGGCTTGAACCAGTCCATCGAGCAACTTTTCCGCCACCACGGCCATCCGTTGCGGCCTGGGCCGACCGGGCGGCAGATCACTTCGATCATCGCCCTGGTGGCGGCCGGACAGGGCGTGGCGCTGGTGCCAGACTGTACGCAGAGTCTGATGAACAGGGGCGTGACCTATAAGCCAATGCAGGAAGTGGATGCGTGTGCACAGTTGCTGGTACTGACCCCGGCATCAGCAAGAAGTGTATTGGCGGATGCATTTCTTGGCGTACTTGAGCAATCACTGCATACCCGTTAACCCCGGAAAATCCTTGCAATACCTCTCCACGGCGCCTTGGCTGCGCGCCCATACACTTCATTCAACGCCTGCTGAAAAACCGCACAGCTACCGCTGGTAGGTAGCGTGTTGATTATTTTTTTTCAGTGGTTATAGTCACCACCAACACACACCACAAGGAGGTGATGTGGACAGTCGATATTTGATCGGTCATATCGTTGCAGACGGTTGGTATCTTGTACGCATCAGGGGCAGTCATCACCATTTCAAGCACCCGACGAAGCCAGGGTTGGTAACGATCCCTCATCCAAAAAAGGACCTGCTGGATAAGACCGCCAAGAGCATTTTGAGACAGGCTCTGTTGAGTTAACCGTCCCTGGAGGGCAACACACATGCTTTACCCCATCGCAATTTCAACCGGCGACAAGGACCACGCGTGGGGCGTGGAGGTCCCGGATATTCCAGGCTGCTACTCCGCCGGCGATGACCTGGACGACGCCATGGCCATGGCCCGCGAAGCCATCGAAGGGCACTTCGAGATCCTGGCAGAGGATGGCGCGCCGATCCCCAGCGCCCAGAAAGTCACCCTGCATGCCGCCAACCCACAGTACGCCGGCTGCACGTGGGCAGTGGTGGACATCGATGTCACCAAGTACCTGGGCAAGGCGCAAAAACTCAACATCACGCTGCCGGGTTACCTGTTGAATCGCATCGATGAATATGTGTTGAAT from Pseudomonas synxantha harbors:
- a CDS encoding MFS transporter; the protein is MKPRLHCARLALFLCGCAAFLNLYATQSILQVFAAQFHISAKTAGWSITVTTLAVAMTAPFVSRLTRHFEQRTVISTAALLLAGPVLMTAYADSFAQVLVWRFVEGMLIPFVFASSVAYIGDRWRGGTVTEVTSLYVAGTVLGGLGGRFITGVVTEYVGWREAFEWLAVLSLMVGGFIQFLLPANRPRVQQVQTASSGVWRRPLLAAYAVGFCVLFSQVATFTYVGLYLGLPPFNLGPAALGALYMVFLLALIVIPIAGRLSKARPHVELLSVAAILGVCGSALTLMPSLWCIVVGLALSSTGVFLAQATANAFTTATATATAGADKAGAVGVYLTCYYLGGSCGAIVPALIWERWGWAGCVGLIMGFQVLTLLIASAGWKPLKPELIRVP
- a CDS encoding LysR family transcriptional regulator, which gives rise to MLDLRKLRYFLTVAEELHFGRAALRLHLAQPPLTRQISALETELGFKLFDRTSRTVTLTAQGRAFLPYARSVLEQVELAQVIAGKLAAGTAGQLTLGYVSSIALSDLFSRAIQAFAQRFPDVQLTLVECASGGLGAQVADGRLDIGLSRLLPKSTDVQVLSLGEERLVAAVSSDSPLASQATVSLAQLSTYPLILFPADYGSGLNQSIEQLFRHHGHPLRPGPTGRQITSIIALVAAGQGVALVPDCTQSLMNRGVTYKPMQEVDACAQLLVLTPASARSVLADAFLGVLEQSLHTR
- a CDS encoding type II toxin-antitoxin system HicB family antitoxin, coding for MLYPIAISTGDKDHAWGVEVPDIPGCYSAGDDLDDAMAMAREAIEGHFEILAEDGAPIPSAQKVTLHAANPQYAGCTWAVVDIDVTKYLGKAQKLNITLPGYLLNRIDEYVLNHPEEKSRSGFLASAALKVLQQDR
- a CDS encoding type II toxin-antitoxin system HicA family toxin is translated as MDSRYLIGHIVADGWYLVRIRGSHHHFKHPTKPGLVTIPHPKKDLLDKTAKSILRQALLS